AGAGAATGTGGAAGATGTTAAAGGTACACCCGATGTCAAGATCGGAAAAGTAGATGATGAGGCGGTTAAGAATTAATGGCCAAAAATAAGCCCAGGATTCTCCTTAGCAACGACGATGGAATCAACGCCCCTGGACTGGCTGCCTTGTACGAGGAGATGAAGTCAATTGGCGATGTCTTTGTAGTCGCCCCGGATGCTGAGAAAAGCGCTGTCGGACATGCGATCACCCTTTCCGATCCATTACGGGTTTGGGATTTTAAAAAGAACGGAGAGTTTTTTGGCTACGCAGTCAACGGGACGCCCGCTGACTGCGTAAAAATTGCTTACTGGGCGCTTTTAGATGAAAATCCGGATCTGGTCGTTTCGGGAATTAACTTGGGGTCGAATACAGGAATAAATGCCATTTATTCCGGAACCGTTTCAGCGGCTACCGAAGGCACTATTTTAGGAATCCCCGCTTTTGCCGTTTCACTCACTACCTTTAAAAATCCAGACTTCAGCTATGCCGCCAAATTTGCCAGAAAATTGTCTGAAAATATTTTAGAGCGCGGATTGCCGAAAGGCACTTTGCTGAATGTGAACGTGCCGCCAGCCAAAGAAGAGGAAATTGAAGAGATTAAAATTACCCGTCAGGGCCGGTCAACTTATCACGAGCATTTCGATAAAAGAGTCGATCCGCAAAACCGAGTTTATTATTGGTTAACCGGCAAGAAAGTCCAATTGGAAGATGACAGCGACGTCGATGATAATGCTATTTTGAATAAAAGAGTCTCAATCACGCCTCTGCACTACGATCTGACCAACTACGAGTATCTCGATGAGTTAAAGTCGTGGGAAATAACTCCGTAGTTTTCAGACAAAAAACAAATTCCAAACGTCGTTCTGAGCGCAAAGCCCTCTCAAGCTCGACTGTGCAACTAGTCAGC
This genomic stretch from candidate division KSB1 bacterium harbors:
- the surE gene encoding 5'/3'-nucleotidase SurE, with amino-acid sequence MAKNKPRILLSNDDGINAPGLAALYEEMKSIGDVFVVAPDAEKSAVGHAITLSDPLRVWDFKKNGEFFGYAVNGTPADCVKIAYWALLDENPDLVVSGINLGSNTGINAIYSGTVSAATEGTILGIPAFAVSLTTFKNPDFSYAAKFARKLSENILERGLPKGTLLNVNVPPAKEEEIEEIKITRQGRSTYHEHFDKRVDPQNRVYYWLTGKKVQLEDDSDVDDNAILNKRVSITPLHYDLTNYEYLDELKSWEITP